From the Rhodoferax mekongensis genome, one window contains:
- a CDS encoding HD-GYP domain-containing protein, whose product MHLVAVNIESIRIGSPLPFPLMDKDGVLLARKGYVIPSRRDLDEISHRGGGLFIDVADSEALHRAYVDHLYGLVRDDKPLGEIAETQISSDTLTERQAAQDDRMDWLDLQAICNALLRDTHEASFRDRLERLQRQLVRHTQRNPDGTLFALIYLSSTEMRMYSATHAMLVSVMCMLAAKDVLNWPEPEQSLVGMAALTMNYSMTDMQDKLAQQLEPPNQAQQLQIEQHAARSALLLKQMGIQEPVWLTAVHQHHTAAPGPLAPRTPGDRLARLIRRADMFAARLAPRASRLPIAPAAAMQACYFDENQTIDEAGAALIKAVGIYQPGSFVRLATHEVGVVIQRGQNTTTPRVAVLINKSGVPTVEPAIRDTSMREHRIVASVPHRDVKVQLNLERLLPLTALPKSDRPW is encoded by the coding sequence ATGCACCTCGTCGCCGTCAATATCGAATCGATACGTATCGGATCCCCACTCCCTTTCCCGCTCATGGACAAGGATGGAGTTCTTTTGGCCCGCAAAGGCTATGTCATTCCATCACGGCGCGACCTGGATGAGATCTCACATCGAGGGGGCGGACTGTTCATCGACGTCGCAGATTCTGAGGCCCTTCACCGCGCTTATGTGGACCACTTGTATGGTCTGGTGCGGGACGACAAACCCTTGGGCGAGATTGCAGAAACCCAGATTTCCAGTGACACCTTGACCGAACGCCAGGCCGCGCAGGACGATCGCATGGACTGGCTGGATCTGCAAGCCATTTGCAATGCACTGCTGCGCGACACGCACGAAGCCAGTTTCCGGGACCGCTTGGAGCGCCTGCAACGGCAGCTGGTAAGGCACACCCAGCGCAACCCGGACGGCACGCTGTTCGCCTTGATTTACCTGTCCTCCACAGAAATGCGCATGTACAGCGCGACCCACGCCATGTTGGTCAGCGTAATGTGTATGTTGGCCGCCAAGGATGTGCTGAACTGGCCGGAACCGGAGCAGTCCTTGGTCGGCATGGCTGCGCTGACCATGAACTACAGCATGACGGACATGCAGGACAAGCTTGCTCAGCAACTGGAACCGCCCAACCAGGCACAGCAACTGCAGATCGAACAACATGCCGCGCGATCCGCACTGTTGCTCAAGCAGATGGGTATTCAGGAGCCGGTGTGGCTGACGGCAGTCCACCAACATCACACTGCAGCGCCCGGCCCCTTGGCCCCGCGCACGCCCGGCGACCGCTTGGCACGTCTGATCCGGCGCGCTGACATGTTTGCTGCGCGACTGGCGCCCCGTGCGTCGCGCCTGCCGATCGCTCCGGCCGCGGCCATGCAAGCCTGTTATTTCGACGAGAACCAGACCATTGACGAAGCAGGAGCCGCCCTCATCAAGGCGGTGGGTATCTATCAGCCCGGCTCGTTTGTGCGCTTGGCGACCCATGAGGTCGGTGTTGTCATTCAACGCGGACAAAACACCACGACGCCCCGGGTTGCAGTACTTATCAACAAGAGCGGCGTGCCTACCGTCGAACCCGCCATCCGCGACACCAGCATGCGGGAACACCGCATTGTGGCCAGCGTGCCACACCGCGATGTGAAGGTGCAGCTGAATTTGGAGCGGCTATTGCCGCTTACCGCCCTGCCGAAGTCAGACCGCCCCTGGTGA
- the rfaE2 gene encoding D-glycero-beta-D-manno-heptose 1-phosphate adenylyltransferase — MKDAVPLPAFLDKITRFEDLSEAIAKLPKPWVFTNGVFDVLHRGHVLYLAQARALGGSLIVALNTDASVRRLGKGDDRPLNAEADRAVVMASLAAVDLVTWFPEDTPEALIAHIRPDILVKGGDYDMSKLPETKLVESWGGFARALPFVSGYSTTGLVKKIRATTAG; from the coding sequence ATGAAAGATGCAGTTCCACTCCCCGCTTTCCTCGACAAAATCACGCGTTTCGAAGACCTGTCAGAGGCGATCGCCAAGCTACCCAAGCCCTGGGTGTTTACGAATGGGGTGTTTGACGTTCTGCACCGGGGTCACGTCCTGTATCTCGCCCAAGCACGTGCTTTGGGGGGCAGTCTGATCGTTGCGCTCAATACCGATGCCTCGGTACGTCGACTCGGCAAGGGGGATGACCGTCCGCTCAATGCGGAAGCTGATCGCGCGGTGGTGATGGCCAGCCTTGCTGCTGTGGATCTGGTGACGTGGTTCCCTGAAGACACCCCGGAAGCCCTGATCGCGCACATCCGCCCCGACATCCTGGTCAAAGGCGGGGACTACGATATGTCCAAACTGCCGGAAACCAAATTGGTGGAGAGCTGGGGTGGATTCGCCCGCGCACTGCCTTTTGTATCCGGCTACTCGACAACCGGTCTGGTTAAAAAAATCAGGGCTACAACTGCGGGGTAG
- the glnE gene encoding bifunctional [glutamate--ammonia ligase]-adenylyl-L-tyrosine phosphorylase/[glutamate--ammonia-ligase] adenylyltransferase: MTRLENSAVSDGSRFAQRIRRRYATELAMLPAGLPTKADLSRLTETLQIAGHDLGTSLRITRQLTLERLVCLDCGGAADVSQVTGVMTGLAEWALDQAYAASYSQLASQYGSPQAANGSPAQLLVIGMGKLGARELNVSSDIDLIYVYDQDGETSGDPQGRGRISNQEFFGKMVRAMYALVGDSTDHGFVFRVDLALRPNGNSGPSAVSLGALEEYFHVQGREWERFAWLKSRVVAPAAAVGSATALQLRGVVVPFVFRRYLDYNVFDSLRILHRQIREHAAKRSAGRPERSNDVKLSRGGIREIEFTVQLLQVVRGGQYPDLRTRPTVSALQRLVQAGLMPQATATGLAEAYLFLRQVEHRIQYLDDQQTHVLPTEESDLLWIARSMELPDSSALLRELDRHREMVAQEFDALLGGGEPQCKGCTGKSKAEVYDFDATLDALSGSFKERIAAWRAHPRVLALKEESRQRLARLVHRTAQWVQDGRTTEDAAVRLADWMEPLLRRESYLAMLLERPQVHERLLRMLGAARWPARYLLKHPGVIDELADSRILDERFDPAVFEADLERRLQALQGSGEDDDESLLNLLRRAHHAEVFRTLARDVEGRITVEQVADDLSALAQSVLSITTRWCWSRLKTRHTEVPHFGIIAYGKLGGKELGYGSDLDIVFVYDDTDERASEIYSTLVRKLINWLTVKTGEGDLYEIDTALRPNGNSGLLVTSFEAYANYQQQRGSNTAWTWEHQAITRARCVFGSPELALRFEEVRHAVLCSQRDPIALLEEIHSMRDKVRSSHNTGPEWFDVKHSPGGMVDIEFTVQYLVLSAGRLHPSLLDNVGNIALLQRAQAVGLLPAPVGEEAAQTYRQLRQLQHQARLDEAPTQVPAEEATEQQNAGMVLWHQVFGA; the protein is encoded by the coding sequence ATGACCCGCCTTGAGAATTCCGCTGTGTCGGACGGTTCCCGTTTTGCCCAGCGCATACGGCGGCGTTACGCCACCGAGCTGGCCATGCTGCCCGCAGGCCTGCCCACCAAGGCAGACCTTTCCCGCCTCACAGAAACCCTGCAAATTGCAGGGCATGACTTGGGCACATCGCTGCGCATTACCCGGCAGCTCACATTGGAACGCTTGGTCTGTCTCGATTGCGGCGGTGCCGCGGATGTTTCCCAAGTCACCGGCGTCATGACGGGCCTGGCCGAATGGGCACTGGATCAGGCGTATGCGGCAAGCTACTCGCAGCTGGCCAGCCAGTACGGCTCACCTCAAGCTGCGAACGGTAGCCCCGCGCAATTGTTGGTCATTGGCATGGGCAAGCTAGGCGCTCGCGAACTCAATGTCTCCAGTGATATCGACCTGATCTACGTCTATGACCAGGATGGAGAAACCAGCGGTGACCCGCAAGGGCGCGGGCGCATCTCAAACCAGGAATTCTTCGGGAAAATGGTGCGGGCCATGTATGCCTTGGTAGGAGACAGCACCGACCATGGTTTCGTCTTCCGTGTTGACCTTGCGTTGCGTCCCAATGGCAACTCCGGCCCCTCGGCGGTATCGCTCGGCGCACTGGAAGAGTATTTCCACGTGCAAGGCCGGGAATGGGAACGTTTTGCCTGGTTAAAAAGCCGGGTCGTTGCGCCGGCCGCAGCTGTAGGCTCAGCGACCGCATTGCAGTTGCGGGGAGTGGTCGTGCCCTTTGTGTTCCGGCGCTACCTCGACTACAACGTTTTTGATTCATTGCGGATCTTGCACCGCCAGATCCGGGAGCATGCTGCCAAGCGCAGTGCCGGCCGGCCGGAGCGCAGCAATGACGTCAAGCTGTCCCGCGGGGGTATCCGGGAAATCGAATTTACTGTCCAGTTGCTTCAGGTGGTACGCGGCGGTCAGTACCCGGACCTGCGTACCCGGCCCACTGTCAGCGCTCTGCAGCGCCTGGTGCAAGCCGGCCTGATGCCGCAAGCTACCGCCACCGGGCTGGCAGAGGCCTACCTCTTTCTGCGCCAAGTGGAGCACCGTATCCAGTACCTGGATGACCAGCAAACCCATGTACTGCCAACAGAAGAATCCGACCTGCTCTGGATAGCCCGATCCATGGAGCTCCCCGACAGCAGTGCCCTGCTGCGAGAACTGGACCGGCATCGCGAGATGGTGGCGCAGGAATTCGATGCGCTACTGGGTGGTGGAGAGCCTCAATGCAAAGGTTGCACCGGAAAAAGTAAAGCCGAGGTATACGACTTCGATGCCACCTTGGACGCTTTGAGCGGCAGCTTCAAAGAGCGTATTGCTGCTTGGCGCGCGCACCCCAGAGTGCTTGCACTGAAAGAGGAGTCGCGTCAGCGTCTTGCGCGCTTGGTGCATCGTACGGCGCAGTGGGTGCAAGACGGCAGAACAACGGAAGACGCTGCCGTGAGGCTGGCCGATTGGATGGAGCCCTTGCTTCGGCGGGAAAGCTACCTCGCCATGTTGTTGGAGCGACCGCAAGTCCATGAGCGCCTATTGCGGATGTTGGGTGCAGCGCGGTGGCCTGCGCGGTACCTGCTCAAACACCCGGGCGTCATCGACGAGCTGGCAGACAGTCGCATTCTGGACGAGCGCTTCGATCCGGCTGTCTTTGAAGCCGATTTGGAACGCCGCCTGCAGGCACTCCAAGGCAGCGGGGAAGATGATGACGAAAGCCTGTTGAACCTGTTGCGTCGCGCCCACCATGCAGAGGTATTCAGAACGCTTGCCCGCGATGTGGAGGGACGCATCACCGTTGAGCAGGTAGCCGATGACCTGAGTGCATTGGCCCAATCCGTTCTGAGCATCACCACACGCTGGTGCTGGAGCCGCCTAAAGACGCGCCACACCGAGGTTCCGCACTTCGGCATCATTGCCTATGGCAAGCTGGGCGGCAAGGAACTGGGATACGGCAGTGACCTCGACATTGTTTTTGTCTACGACGACACAGATGAACGTGCATCGGAGATTTATTCCACCCTGGTGCGCAAGCTGATCAATTGGCTGACCGTAAAGACGGGCGAGGGTGATCTCTATGAGATCGATACTGCCCTTCGCCCCAACGGCAATTCAGGCCTGCTGGTCACCAGCTTCGAGGCTTACGCCAACTACCAGCAACAGCGCGGTAGTAATACGGCCTGGACTTGGGAACATCAAGCCATTACCCGCGCACGCTGTGTGTTTGGCTCACCAGAACTGGCTCTGCGTTTTGAAGAAGTGCGCCACGCAGTGCTGTGCAGTCAGCGCGACCCGATCGCCTTGCTCGAAGAAATTCACAGCATGCGCGACAAGGTGCGCAGCAGCCACAACACGGGTCCGGAATGGTTTGACGTCAAGCACAGCCCGGGTGGCATGGTCGATATCGAATTTACTGTGCAGTACTTGGTGCTCAGTGCGGGGCGCCTGCACCCATCATTGCTGGACAACGTTGGAAACATTGCCTTGCTACAACGTGCTCAGGCGGTAGGCTTATTACCAGCCCCGGTGGGAGAGGAGGCCGCACAAACCTATCGGCAGCTGCGTCAACTACAGCACCAAGCCCGATTGGATGAGGCCCCTACACAGGTGCCAGCCGAAGAAGCCACTGAGCAACAAAATGCGGGTATGGTGCTTTGGCACCAGGTTTTCGGCGCCTGA
- a CDS encoding YhdP family protein, with amino-acid sequence MNDLISAPSLRLRVFAILAKWALCVLAMAWLAVGLLWCGLHFVIVPRIADFRPWVETQATQALGLQVRIGELQARSNGVIPSIELLRVTVFDREGRQALLLPSVSAALSPRSILGLGFEQLHVDSPQLDIRRTVDGKWWIAGLDVATSPNQDSGGADWLFSQSEVALVNGSVTWTDETRSVEPVTFQRVNLVVRNRLRTHSMRLDADPPEHWGARLSVQGVFRQPLLSRHAGQWSDWDGQAYADFSRVDLAELGRYVDLGVQLARGSGVFRAWVDVVRGTPTGAVADVSLSQVNLTTGPSLEPLALTSVSGRLGAKALDGGSEFSTESLQFVTQDGLHWPGGNVRLQLFAPSHKAPEHGTLTADRLDLAALAQIAGRLPLEPQAHVLLQRLDPKGVVDGLEASWQGPIATPQTYKAKGKVSQLSLPSCHCEADSRPGVQGLDAEFDMDQTGGKATLALRRGMVDAYGVFEDPVVFFDQFTGDLQWKVDGPRLAVNGSNVRFSNADGQGELKFSWQSAVSGSAMAGPGTLDLQGTLARADGARVHRYLPLAMEKDSHEYLRGALLGGVASNVQFKVKGDLAKFPYRTGQSGEFRIAASVQNGSFAFAPAYVLPKDSLPWPVLNQLQGEMVLDRDVLQVKINRGLVGGTGLQIGKAEAQVTRLYDASQVSVTAEAKGPLPDLLTVVNTSPLGPLMDKALAQATATGVADYKLKLGFPVSDVNKATVQGSIVLSGNDLQIIPDTPKFSRARGTINFSESGFSLAGAQARALGGDIKVEGGLSFVAAPATAPAARTAPNQLRFSGTATAEGLRQSRELGAAARLAQFATGSAPYTASLGFRSGVAELQINSTLAGMGLSLPAPLGKTADTPLPVRFESALMRPLAGGQPNARLRDRLQLDVGKLASLTFVRDLSGVEPRVQSGAIGVGLAADESAPLPDEGVVANMNIPRLDADAWSTVLDKLSMDVPANPGAKPAGNGGLATSGYMPTVLVLRAKELLVSGRQINNVVVGGGREGPLWRANLDATELSGYMEYRQPSGANAGRLYARLARLSIGQSSAQDVESLLDEQPSAIPALDIEVDDFVLRGKKLGRIDIEAVNLGSANTREWRLNRFNIQTPEAQLTASGNWASINASAAPVGKSVRERRRTVLNFKLDINDSGELLSRLGMPGVVRKGNGKVEGQVAWAGSPITVDYPSMSGKFNVNVETGQFLKAEPGIAKLLGVLSLQSLPRRLTLDFRDVFSEGFAFDYFRGDIGIEQGIAKTSNLQMKGVNAAVLMDGQADIAKETQNMRVVVVPEINAGSASLIASIINPVVGLSSFLAQLLLRGPLVNAATQEFIVDGTWLDPKVTQVPRKP; translated from the coding sequence ATGAACGATTTGATTTCCGCCCCCTCACTCCGTCTCCGGGTGTTTGCAATCCTTGCAAAATGGGCGTTGTGTGTGCTGGCTATGGCGTGGCTGGCCGTTGGCTTGCTCTGGTGCGGACTTCATTTTGTCATTGTGCCGCGAATCGCAGATTTCCGCCCATGGGTGGAAACGCAGGCCACGCAAGCTTTGGGGTTGCAGGTCCGCATCGGGGAATTGCAAGCCCGGTCCAATGGTGTCATCCCTTCCATCGAATTGCTGCGCGTCACGGTCTTCGATCGCGAGGGGCGTCAAGCTTTGCTGTTGCCCAGCGTTTCAGCCGCCTTGTCGCCGCGCTCCATCTTGGGGTTGGGTTTTGAGCAGTTGCATGTCGATAGTCCGCAACTCGATATCCGTCGGACTGTGGACGGCAAATGGTGGATTGCGGGATTGGATGTGGCAACTTCACCGAACCAGGACAGTGGGGGAGCGGACTGGCTGTTCTCTCAATCCGAAGTCGCCTTGGTGAATGGCAGCGTGACCTGGACGGATGAAACGCGCTCGGTAGAGCCGGTCACCTTTCAGCGCGTCAATCTGGTCGTGCGTAACCGCTTGCGCACCCACTCCATGCGATTGGATGCAGACCCTCCGGAACACTGGGGTGCACGGCTGAGTGTGCAGGGCGTTTTCCGCCAGCCACTGTTATCCCGGCATGCTGGCCAGTGGTCAGACTGGGACGGGCAGGCGTATGCGGACTTCTCGCGGGTAGATCTGGCCGAACTGGGGCGTTATGTGGACCTGGGTGTCCAATTGGCACGGGGCAGTGGCGTGTTCCGTGCGTGGGTCGATGTGGTGCGCGGCACGCCCACCGGTGCCGTAGCCGATGTCAGCCTGAGCCAAGTGAATTTGACAACGGGTCCCTCGCTGGAGCCGCTGGCACTGACTTCGGTGTCCGGCAGATTAGGCGCCAAGGCCTTGGATGGCGGTAGTGAATTCAGCACGGAGTCATTGCAGTTTGTCACGCAAGACGGGCTGCATTGGCCGGGGGGCAATGTGCGCCTGCAACTGTTCGCCCCAAGCCATAAAGCGCCTGAACACGGCACATTGACGGCAGACCGGTTGGACCTGGCGGCTTTGGCCCAGATTGCAGGCAGGTTACCGCTGGAACCCCAGGCCCATGTACTGCTGCAAAGGCTGGATCCCAAAGGCGTCGTGGATGGCTTGGAGGCCAGCTGGCAAGGACCCATCGCAACGCCTCAAACTTACAAGGCCAAAGGCAAGGTCAGTCAGTTGAGTTTGCCCTCCTGCCACTGTGAGGCAGACAGTCGTCCCGGGGTGCAAGGCCTGGATGCCGAATTTGATATGGACCAAACGGGCGGCAAGGCAACGCTCGCCCTGCGCCGTGGCATGGTGGATGCGTATGGAGTGTTTGAAGACCCCGTCGTATTTTTTGACCAGTTCACAGGCGATCTCCAGTGGAAGGTGGACGGTCCGCGTCTTGCCGTGAATGGCAGCAATGTACGGTTTTCAAATGCAGATGGGCAGGGAGAGCTGAAGTTCAGCTGGCAAAGCGCGGTGTCCGGCAGTGCAATGGCGGGCCCCGGTACTTTGGATTTGCAAGGCACCTTGGCCAGGGCGGATGGCGCCCGTGTGCACCGTTACCTGCCGCTGGCCATGGAAAAAGACTCTCACGAATACTTGCGTGGCGCCTTGCTGGGCGGTGTGGCGAGCAACGTGCAGTTCAAGGTCAAAGGGGACCTCGCGAAGTTCCCGTATCGCACGGGGCAATCCGGTGAGTTCCGTATTGCCGCATCCGTGCAGAACGGCAGTTTTGCCTTTGCCCCTGCCTATGTACTGCCCAAGGACAGCCTCCCGTGGCCGGTACTGAACCAATTACAAGGCGAAATGGTGCTGGACCGGGACGTTCTGCAAGTCAAAATCAACCGCGGTTTGGTCGGGGGTACAGGCTTGCAGATCGGCAAGGCGGAGGCCCAGGTCACTCGCTTGTACGACGCCTCTCAGGTGAGTGTGACGGCCGAGGCCAAGGGTCCCTTGCCGGACCTGCTGACGGTGGTTAACACCTCCCCCCTGGGCCCCCTGATGGATAAAGCCCTCGCGCAGGCCACCGCTACGGGCGTGGCGGACTACAAGTTGAAGCTAGGTTTTCCAGTGTCGGACGTCAACAAGGCGACCGTGCAAGGCAGCATCGTGCTGAGTGGCAATGACCTGCAAATCATTCCGGACACCCCCAAGTTCAGCCGCGCACGCGGGACGATTAACTTCTCCGAGTCCGGCTTCAGTCTGGCCGGTGCCCAGGCCAGAGCCTTGGGGGGTGACATCAAAGTGGAGGGCGGCTTGTCCTTTGTGGCGGCCCCTGCCACTGCGCCTGCTGCACGTACAGCGCCTAACCAATTGAGGTTTTCCGGGACGGCGACGGCTGAAGGCTTGCGGCAATCCCGGGAGTTGGGTGCCGCAGCTCGTTTGGCGCAATTTGCCACGGGCAGCGCTCCTTACACCGCCAGTTTGGGGTTCCGCTCCGGCGTCGCGGAGTTGCAAATCAATTCCACCCTGGCAGGCATGGGCTTGAGTTTGCCCGCGCCTTTGGGAAAAACAGCGGACACTCCCTTGCCGGTGCGTTTCGAGTCCGCGTTGATGCGCCCTCTGGCTGGTGGGCAGCCGAATGCCCGTCTGCGCGACCGTTTGCAGCTTGATGTGGGCAAGTTGGCCTCGTTGACGTTTGTGCGCGACCTATCGGGCGTCGAGCCCAGGGTGCAGAGTGGTGCGATCGGGGTGGGCCTGGCGGCCGACGAATCCGCTCCCTTGCCGGATGAAGGCGTGGTGGCCAACATGAATATTCCGCGCCTCGATGCGGATGCGTGGTCTACCGTGCTCGATAAATTGAGCATGGATGTGCCCGCCAACCCGGGCGCCAAGCCTGCAGGCAATGGCGGACTGGCTACAAGCGGCTATATGCCCACTGTGCTGGTGCTGCGTGCGAAGGAATTGTTGGTTTCCGGGCGGCAGATCAACAACGTGGTGGTGGGCGGTGGTCGCGAAGGTCCTCTATGGCGTGCCAACCTGGATGCCACGGAGCTCAGCGGCTACATGGAATACCGGCAACCTTCCGGCGCCAATGCAGGCCGCTTGTATGCGCGCTTGGCCCGCCTCTCCATTGGCCAGAGCAGTGCCCAGGATGTGGAATCCCTGCTGGATGAACAGCCGTCTGCCATTCCTGCACTCGACATCGAGGTGGATGACTTTGTGCTCCGGGGCAAAAAGCTGGGGCGCATCGATATTGAAGCGGTCAATTTGGGGAGCGCCAACACCCGGGAGTGGCGCCTGAACCGATTCAACATTCAGACGCCGGAGGCTCAGCTTACGGCGAGCGGCAACTGGGCCAGCATCAATGCGTCTGCCGCTCCGGTGGGCAAGAGCGTACGCGAGCGCCGCCGTACTGTGCTGAACTTCAAGCTTGACATCAATGACTCTGGCGAGCTGCTCAGCCGGCTGGGGATGCCGGGCGTGGTCCGCAAAGGCAATGGCAAGGTGGAAGGACAAGTGGCATGGGCGGGTTCCCCGATCACGGTCGACTACCCGAGCATGAGCGGTAAGTTCAATGTGAATGTGGAAACCGGCCAGTTTTTGAAAGCCGAGCCCGGGATCGCCAAATTGCTGGGCGTGTTGAGCCTGCAAAGCCTGCCGCGCCGTTTGACCTTGGATTTCCGGGATGTATTCAGTGAGGGCTTTGCGTTTGATTACTTCCGGGGCGATATTGGGATTGAGCAGGGCATTGCCAAAACCAGCAACTTGCAGATGAAGGGCGTGAACGCTGCGGTGTTGATGGACGGCCAGGCCGACATCGCCAAGGAAACCCAGAACATGCGGGTGGTGGTGGTGCCTGAAATCAATGCCGGCAGTGCTTCCTTGATTGCCTCGATCATCAACCCGGTCGTGGGTTTGAGCAGTTTTTTGGCCCAGCTTCTGTTGCGGGGGCCCTTGGTCAATGCCGCCACCCAGGAGTTCATTGTGGATGGCACTTGGCTGGACCCCAAGGTGACCCAGGTGCCCCGCAAGCCTTGA